A region of Mesoplodon densirostris isolate mMesDen1 chromosome 11, mMesDen1 primary haplotype, whole genome shotgun sequence DNA encodes the following proteins:
- the LOC132498506 gene encoding 14-3-3 protein zeta/delta-like yields MDKNEPVQKAKLAEQAERYDDMAACMKSVTEQGAELSNEERNLLSVAYKNVVGARRSSWRVVSSIEQKTEGAEKKQQMAREYREKIETELRGICNDVLSLLEKFLIPNASQAESKVFYLKMKGDYYCYLAEVAADDDKKGTVDQSQQAYQEAFEISKKETQPTHPIRLGLALNFSVFYYEILNSPEKACSLAKTAFDEAIAELDTLSEESYKDSTLIIMQ; encoded by the coding sequence ATGGATAAAAATGAGCCAGTGCAGAAGGCCAAACTGGCCGAGCAGGCTGAGCGGTATGACGACATGGCGGCCTGCATGAAGTCTGTAACTGAGCAAGGAGCTGAATTATCCAATGAGGAGAGGAATCTTCTCTCAGTTGCTTATAAAAATGTTGTAGGAGCCCGTAGGTCATCTTGGAGGGTCGTCTCAAGTATTGAGCAGAAGACGGAAGGTGCTGAGAAAAAACAGCAGATGGCTCGAGAATACAGAGAGAAAATTGAGACCGAGCTAAGAGGTATCTGCAATGATGTACTGTCTCTTTTGGAAAAGTTCTTGATCCCCAATGCTTCACAAGCAGAGAGCAAAGTCTTctatttgaaaatgaaaggagACTACTACTGCTATTTGGCTGAGGTTGCTGCTGATGATGACAAGAAAGGGACTGTGGATCAATCACAGCAAGCATACCAAGAAGCTTTTGAAATCAGCAAAAAGGAAACGCAGCCAACGCATCCTATCAGATTGGGTCTGgcccttaacttctctgtgttctATTATGAGATTCTGAACTCCCCTGAGAAAGCCTGCTCTCTTGCAAAAACAGCATTTGATGAAGCCATTGCTGAACTTGATACATTAAGTGAAGAGTCATACAAAGACAGCACACTCATAATAATGCAGTAA